In Scophthalmus maximus strain ysfricsl-2021 chromosome 21, ASM2237912v1, whole genome shotgun sequence, one genomic interval encodes:
- the LOC118291120 gene encoding Golgi reassembly-stacking protein 2 isoform X1, producing the protein MGLPQSTFLSDGGTNSGYHVHGIQKDSPALRAGLEPFFDFILSIGNTRLSKESDLLKDLLKANVEKEVKLEVYNSKTQRVRELEVTPSNMWGGQGLLGASVRYCSFEGANENVWHVLDIEANSPAALAGLIAHDDFIVGADQVLQDSENFFSLIEVNEGKPLKLLVYNMQTDQCREVVVTPNGAWGGEGSLGCGIGYGYLHRIPTRPVQPNNQSKSALQSAVAGRSEELVGSDHAEVQEPPVGECSPPSVGESGLNQIEGAAQEMFESSFTQPAVDLDISNLPEAMTQDLSYMVPTNDMGQSSVLASYGDDSGDRSSLDASSVFQRPLSPEESEYSDFQKTELEPAVDPIGEDAGDLVGPEVATENLCDAKFPEMHDSGCEPSLSASVTEEETPEPDATDS; encoded by the exons ATGGGGCTCCCGCAGAGCACGTTTCTGTCGGACGGTGGAACCAATAGTGGATATCACGTCCACGGG ATTCAGAAGGACTCGCCTGCTCTGAGGGCTGGTCTGGAGCCCTTCTTCGACTTCATCCTCTCCATAGGAAACACCCGCCTC AGTAAAGAGAGTGACTTGCTGAAAGACCTGCTGAAAGCCAATGTGGAAAAAGAGGTCAAACTTGAGGTGTACAACTCTAAAACCCAGCGGGTCAGGGAGCTGGAGGTGACACCCAGTAACATGTGGGGGGGCCAGGGTCTGCTGGGGGCCAGTGTCCGCTACTGCAGCTTTGAAGGAGCCAATGAGAACGTGTGGCACGTCCTT GATATAGAAGCGAATTCCCCAGCGGCGTTGGCCGGCCTCATTGCACATGACGACTTCATTGTGGGAGCTGACCAGGTGTTACAGGAC TCAGAaaatttcttttcattgattGAAGTCAACGAGGGGAAACCTCTGAAGCTGCTGGTGTACAATATGCAGACCGATCAATGCAGGGAGGTAGTGGTGACTCCCAACGGAgcgtggggaggagagggaag CTTAGGCTGTGGTATCGGCTACGGCTATTTGCACAGGATCCCAACCCGTCCGGTTCAGCCTAACAACCAGAGTAAAAGTGCTCTGCAGTCCGCTGTCGCTGGCAGGAGCGAAGAGCTTGTGGGGAGTGACCATGCTGAGGTTCAG GAGCCGCCTGTGGGTGAATGTAGCCCTCCCAGTGTTGGTGAATCAGGCTTGAATCAAATTGAGGGAGCTGCACAGGAAATGTTTGAAAGCTCGTTCACACAGCCAGCTGTAGACCTGG ATATTTCCAATTTACCCGAAGCGATGACTCAAGACTTATCATACATGGTTCCCACCAATGATATGGGCCAGAGCTCCGTGCTCGCTTCTTATGGAGATGACTCTGGTGATCGGTCTAGCTTGG atgcCTCATCTGTATTCCAAAGGCCTTTGTCTCCAGAGGAGAGTGAATATTCTGACTTCCAGAAAACTGAGCTGGAGCCTGCAGTCGACCCGATCGGAGAGGATGCAGGCGACCTTGTCGGCCCTGAAGTCGCCACCGAAAACCTTTGTGATGCAAAATTCCCAGAGATGCACGATTCTGGCTGTGAGCCCTCACTCTCAGCCAGTGtcacggaggaggagacgccAGAGCCTGATGCAACGGACAGTTAG
- the LOC118291120 gene encoding Golgi reassembly-stacking protein 2 isoform X2, translating into MGLPQSTFLSDGGTNSGYHVHGIQKDSPALRAGLEPFFDFILSIGNTRLSKESDLLKDLLKANVEKEVKLEVYNSKTQRVRELEVTPSNMWGGQGLLGASVRYCSFEGANENVWHVLDIEANSPAALAGLIAHDDFIVGADQVLQDSENFFSLIEVNEGKPLKLLVYNMQTDQCREVVVTPNGAWGGEGSLGCGIGYGYLHRIPTRPVQPNNQSKSALQSAVAGRSEELVGSDHAEVQEPPVGECSPPSVGESGLNQIEGAAQEMFESSFTQPAVDLDASSVFQRPLSPEESEYSDFQKTELEPAVDPIGEDAGDLVGPEVATENLCDAKFPEMHDSGCEPSLSASVTEEETPEPDATDS; encoded by the exons ATGGGGCTCCCGCAGAGCACGTTTCTGTCGGACGGTGGAACCAATAGTGGATATCACGTCCACGGG ATTCAGAAGGACTCGCCTGCTCTGAGGGCTGGTCTGGAGCCCTTCTTCGACTTCATCCTCTCCATAGGAAACACCCGCCTC AGTAAAGAGAGTGACTTGCTGAAAGACCTGCTGAAAGCCAATGTGGAAAAAGAGGTCAAACTTGAGGTGTACAACTCTAAAACCCAGCGGGTCAGGGAGCTGGAGGTGACACCCAGTAACATGTGGGGGGGCCAGGGTCTGCTGGGGGCCAGTGTCCGCTACTGCAGCTTTGAAGGAGCCAATGAGAACGTGTGGCACGTCCTT GATATAGAAGCGAATTCCCCAGCGGCGTTGGCCGGCCTCATTGCACATGACGACTTCATTGTGGGAGCTGACCAGGTGTTACAGGAC TCAGAaaatttcttttcattgattGAAGTCAACGAGGGGAAACCTCTGAAGCTGCTGGTGTACAATATGCAGACCGATCAATGCAGGGAGGTAGTGGTGACTCCCAACGGAgcgtggggaggagagggaag CTTAGGCTGTGGTATCGGCTACGGCTATTTGCACAGGATCCCAACCCGTCCGGTTCAGCCTAACAACCAGAGTAAAAGTGCTCTGCAGTCCGCTGTCGCTGGCAGGAGCGAAGAGCTTGTGGGGAGTGACCATGCTGAGGTTCAG GAGCCGCCTGTGGGTGAATGTAGCCCTCCCAGTGTTGGTGAATCAGGCTTGAATCAAATTGAGGGAGCTGCACAGGAAATGTTTGAAAGCTCGTTCACACAGCCAGCTGTAGACCTGG atgcCTCATCTGTATTCCAAAGGCCTTTGTCTCCAGAGGAGAGTGAATATTCTGACTTCCAGAAAACTGAGCTGGAGCCTGCAGTCGACCCGATCGGAGAGGATGCAGGCGACCTTGTCGGCCCTGAAGTCGCCACCGAAAACCTTTGTGATGCAAAATTCCCAGAGATGCACGATTCTGGCTGTGAGCCCTCACTCTCAGCCAGTGtcacggaggaggagacgccAGAGCCTGATGCAACGGACAGTTAG
- the LOC118291122 gene encoding chymotrypsin-like elastase family member 1 gives MIWLVSLLSFIGLICAEEPFNHNVHNQRVIGGNDAKPNTWKWQASLQYDSYNDGSYYHICGGTIIDSFFIMTAAHCILSMDASQYRVVVGEYNMYEYDGSEQFIRVERIAVHPDWNGDLGKGNDIALLRLANPLYDNGYVALANLPYPGEMLPHDFTCYVTGWGLTDYFGSVPAILQVAPINVVEHSVCSQPSWWGSIALRTMVCAGGDGIISGCQGDSGGPLSCFTGGDWRVHGVVSYGPSGMCNQVSKPTVFTRVSSFEDWIYSVIRSF, from the exons ATGATTTGGCTTGTGTCTCTTCTGTCCTTCATCG GGCTAATTTGTGCCGAGGAGCCGTTCAACCATAATGTACACAATCAGAGAGTCATAGGAGGCAATGATGCTAAACCCAACACCTGGAAATGGCAG gcCTCTCTCCAGTATGACTCCTACAATGATGGGTCATACTACCACATCTGTGGAGGCACCATTATTGATAGTTTCTTCATCATGACTGCAGCTCACTGTATCCTCAG CATGGATGCTAGTCAGTACCGTGTGGTGGTGGGTGAGTACAACATGTACGAGTATGACGGCAGTGAGCAGTTCATCCGTGTGGAGAGGATTGCTGTGCATCCTGACTGGAATGGAGATCTTGGCAAAGG GAATGATATTGCCCTCTTGAGGCTGGCTAATCCTCTGTACGACAATGGCTACGTGGCTTTGGCTAACCTTCCCTACCCTGGCGAGATGCTGCCTCATGACTTCACCTGTTATGTCACCGGCTGGGGGCTTACGgact aCTTTGGGAGCGTCCCTGCCATCCTTCAGGTGGCTCCCATCAATGTGGTGGAGCACTCGGTCTGTTCCCAGCCCAGCTGGTGGGGCAGCATTGCCCTGAGAACCATGGTGTGTGCTGGAGGGGATGGAATCATATCAGGCTGCCAG GGCGACTCAGGTGGTCCCCTGAGCTGCTTCACCGGCGGAGATTGGAGAGTCCACGGTGTTGTCAGTTATGGTCCATCTGGCATGTGCAACCAGGTGTCTAAGCCCACCGTCTTCACAAGGGTCTCTTCCTTCGAAGACTGGATCTATTCA gtgaTACGGAGTTTCTAG
- the csrnp1b gene encoding cysteine/serine-rich nuclear protein 1b, translated as MSGLLKRKFEEVDEDPCYSSPSSFSSACSGWDSEGESCYSDTLDSTPSNPSSPATHFNTTSILKKAKRPRRGNVTFDQVTVFFFPRCQGFTSVPSRGGCTLGMMQQHSALRTYTLAEFAVEQRLLRREKLFNRLREEKLEALKLKLTKNGTQENEDAERLTVDDIPEQDVDISGANVDEGSFLQPYPSKRRYALLKAAGVKKVDKEEKRQLHELRISRENCGCDCQGFCEPETCSCSLAGIKCQMDHSSFPCGCTKDGCGNTEGRIEFNSTRVQTHYIHTIMKLELEKRLEEQSSTEEGENTKGPTSAPAVPSFAFSSELAAAGENSCSSDMTDLSDSSGHSEDFEAGDGLCEHRTQLDVDEKGLSRILCFSDAENCSRSSRDGGDKNRKDTCCTDQQQPSAEAFRSFSMVDFADENDNIDAALLDSADDHTDNRATAISELLDENANQGNALFHSSSVPRTPSPTIDRSASYNMDLSLSSESDLEFFDGFPCLGSSSLYNSLKEYEHMDNFFQFQLPSYPSFPAAGDPGTCLLESLIGLSESVPEPPATFTDNQLLEEAMKLSVMESVKV; from the exons ATGAGTGGGCTGCTCAAGAGGAAGTTtgaggaggtggatgaggacCCATGCtactcctcaccctcctccttctcctcggccTGCTCAGGCTGGGACTCGGAAGGGGAGAGCTGCTACTCGGACACCCTGGATTCCACTCCCAGCAACCCCAGCTCCCCGGCAACACATTTTAACA CGACATCCATCCTTAAGAAAGCCAAGAGACCACGGCGGGGCAATGTGACCTTCGACCAGGTCACGGTGTTCTTCTTCCCTCGGTGCCAGGGCTTCACCAGTGTTCCCAGTCGAGGAGGGTGTACTCTAGGCATGATGCAGCAACACAGCGCGCTCCGCACCTACACTCTTGCGGAGTTTGCCGTCGAGCAGCGGCTCCTACGCCGGGAAAAACTCTTCAACCGACTCAGGGAGGAGAAGCTGGAAGCGCTCAAACTGAAA CTGACTAAGAATGGAACCCAGGAGAATGAGGATGCGGAGCGACTGACAGTGGACGACATCCCTGAGCAGGACGTCGACATCAGTGGAGCCAACGTCGACGAGGGCTCTTTCCTCCAGCCTTACCCGTCTAAACGCCGCTACGCACTGCTCAAAGCAGCCGGCGTGAAGAAGGTcgacaaggaggagaagaggcagcTGCACGAGCTAAGGATCTCCAGGGAGAACTGTGGCTGCGACTGCCAGGGCTTTTGCGAGCCTGAGACGTGTAGCTGCAGCCTCGCAGGCATCAAATGTCAG ATGGATCATTCCTCTTTCCCGTGTGGCTGTACCAAGGACGGCTGCGGAAACACAGAGGGTCGCATTGAGTTCAACTCCACCAGGGTACAGACGCATTACATTCACACTATCAtgaagctggagctggagaagaggcTGGAGGAGCAATCGAGCAccgaggagggggagaacaCAAAAGGGCCAACCTCTGCACCAGCAGTGCCCTCTTTCGCCTTTAGCTCAGAACTGGCGGCGGCTGGAGagaacagctgcagcagcgatATGACGGACCTATCAGACTCGTCGGGTCACAGTGAGGACTTTGAGGCCGGCGACGGCCTTTGTGAGCATCGAACCCAGCTGGACGTCGACGAGAAAGGCCTGAGCCGTATTCTTTGCTTCAGCGACGCAGAGAACTGCTCAAGAAGTAGCAGGGATGGCGGCGATAAGAACAGAAAAGATACTTGCTGCACAGATCAACAGCAGCCGTCTGCAGAGGCCTTCAGAAGCTTTAGCATGGTGGACTTTGCTGACGAGAATGACAATATAGACGCCGCACTGTTGGACTCTGCAGACGATCACACAGACAATCGAGCGACAGCCATTTCAGAACTTTTGGATGAGAACGCCAACCAGGGCAATGCCCTGTTCCATAGTAGTAGTGTGCCGCGCACGCCATCCCCCACCATTGATCGCTCGGCGAGCTACAACATGGACCTGAGCCTCTCCTCGGAGTCAGACCTGGAGTTCTTTGACGGCTTCCCCTGCTTGGGGTCCAGCTCGCTCTACAACTCCCTCAAGGAGTATGAACACATGGACaacttttttcagtttcaattgCCCAGTTACCCCAGCTTCCCTGCGGCGGGCGACCCCGGGACCTGCCTCCTGGAGTCACTGATTGGCCTTTCAGAGTCCGTCCCCGAACCCCCTGCCACATTTACGGACAATCAGCTGTTGGAGGAAGCCATGAAATTGTCTGTGATGGAGTCTGTGAAAGTTTGA